ATTTCCCCTGACTGACTGCTCCTTCTTCCCATTGCTCACCAAAAACCTTTGGTTTAAATTTCGCTCTGTTATTGCCAGCGCATTCCAGAGGGATCAGAATGGTTTTGGATGGGAAGCGGTAAAGTTCACTTAAAGATATTTCCATCGCTTTATTCACGTTCCCGCTAATGGACAAAAATAAATTCTGAGGGTTAATTAGCGGGTAGGAAAAATGGTTTCTTAAATAAAAATATTCTTGCGGTGTTTTCCAGCACTCCAAAAAATGAATGGGAGACTCCTGATTTTCAGGAGACAGACTTAGTGTTTTCAGATAAGGTGCTGAAAGCTGATTATTCATGAACCATCACCTCCATTCATAAATACAATGCAATCCCCAAGGATAGAACTATAAACATCAACAATTCATTTATACCAGCTAAGTTTAATACTCGCATTATGAGGAATAATCATTTATATAACATACTGAAGGGCGGTAAGGGAATGAAAGAAGAATTGAAGATAACAGGACACAGGCCATTTCCGCTGCCTGATAAACCCTGGGTTATGGAACAAATATGGAATGATGTTTTATTTGCTCATTGGCCAGTGCCAGCAGAAATATTGGAAAAACACATCCCTTCACAGTTAACATTAGATACATACAATGGTACAGCATGGATGGGGGTAGTACCTTTCTGGATCAGTAAAATGAGGGTGCGCGGCTTTCCGCCATTGCCGATTATGAAATCAATGAATGAATTGAATGTAAGGACTTATGTGGAATATGAGGGCATGAAAGGCGTATATTTTTTAGCCTGGATGCAGACAACTTTTTAGCCGTAACAGGGGCCAGAATGTTGTATTACCTTCCGTATATGAATGCCGAAATGCAAGTTAGTAAGTCTCAAGGACTAGTTAATTATGAAAGCAGGCGAACACACGGCCATTCAGAGAACGGCCAATTCAAAGCAAATTATAAGTCAATATCAAGCCCCTTCAACTCAAAACCCGGAACACTTGATGAATGGCTGACTGAAAGGTATTGCTTATGGGTAACAAAAGGTGAAAAGGTTTTTCGCGGGGATATTCATCATACAAAATGGCAGCTGCATGAAGCTTCTTGCACGATACATCAAAACACTTTAGCTTCATTTTTGCCCCGAATTTACTTTAAAGGCGAACCGATCTTACACTACTCTCCGGAAAAACATGCTTATTTCTGGCCTTTAATAAAGGTTTCTTCATCATAACTAAAGAGTAATCCTATTAATGATGTAACCCATTCACTACCTCATTTCTTAAAGTAAATTTCTGCAAGCAGTTTTTTTGCTTCGTTATATGAAAGCCCTGATTGACTGTTCAGCCTTTTTACTTCATCAATATCAGTTCCTGCTATAGTAAGGTTTCTCTTTTTCTCTCGGCGGTCCATTGAATCACCTCCTATTCAAAATTGTTTAAAACATTTTCAATAATTTTTACCTTTCTTGTCCATACTAAGAAAAAAGGGGGCGTTTCCTATTTTTTTCAATAAAAAAGGCCAAGATGACAAGCCGGAAGTTGTAATGCTGGATACAGAGGTGTATTCCTGCAATAGCTGCAATGGCTGGATGAGAAAAGATTTTGCCTCTTCAGATTTAAAATGCCCATTATGCGGTGATGAAACAACTGCCGAGATGCGGGAATTGCCGCAAATTTTGTGATAATTAATTTTAGAAAGACTGTTGTCACCTGATAACAGTCTTTCTTATTTAATGATCTAAAAGTCTCCATACAATTCATGAAAGGCCTGTTCTGCATCATGTTCAGACGAAAACAACGCATCATCTTCTTCTATTAAATGGAAGGATTCATTAAGGAAGAGGGCCACTGCATTAGGGTCTTTAGGATGCGGTACAATTTCTGCCGGCCTGACATTTGCAACACTTGGAGTATGAGGGTTATGATAAATAACAAAAACCTCATCACCAGATTTAACCTTTTTAGGATCGATTGTCTCCATTCCATTCACTCCTTTTATTACAGGTTTTCGTTTTGCTGTCCAATTTCTTTCGCACCTATAATAGCATTTGCCGTTTCCTGCTGTTCATGTTCATCAACTGAATCCCCAGCTGCATGTTTTAAATTTGGAAAACTGCCACCCGTTTCAATGGTTACCATCTCTTCTTTTGGTGCATATGTCAGGTATTTTTCATCGTTATCTTTCATTATTAAAACTCCTTTTGTTATAGATATTCGAGCACCTTTCTTTAAAGTTTTCTCTCCGCATAGGTCTTATATTCAACCATATTAATCCTAATTCAAATGGGCAAAGTAACTATATAGGTCTTAAATGAGGTGATAAAAATAAAAGAAAATAAGGACTTGATAACAGCTATTCAAAAAGAAGCATTCTCTTTCACCGATTCATCCGGGCTTGACCGGATTATTCAAGCAGCCGGGGAAGCGAAATTTGTTTTATTGGGGGAAGCTTCTCATGGAACATCAGAATTTTATACAGTAAGAGCAGAAATATCCAAAAGACTGATTGAACAAAAAGGGTTCAACTGTATCTCTGTTGAAGGAGACTGGCCTTCCTGCTTTACCATCAACAGGTATGTTAAGGGTTATGTGCATCTGAATCCCCTTGATGCACTCAAAAATTTTAACAGGTGGCCGACATGGATGTGGGCAAATGAGGAAATTAAAGATCTAATAACCTGGCTTAATAATCACAATCAGCTGATTGATAAACATGGCCTAAAGGCTGGTTTCTATGGCATCGATATATATAGCTTATGGGAATCGATGGATGAAATAATAAAACTTCTGGAGACAAAGGAAGCTGCAGAACTGGAAGCTGCTAAAAAAGCATTTGCCTGCTTTGAGCCTTTTCATCGGACACCTGAAAATTATGCAGTTTCTGCGGCATTTTATGGGGAAGGCTGTGAAAAAGAAGTAGCCGAACTTTTACTTAAAATAAAAAACAAGTGGGGGCATACCAGGAGCTACGAAGAAGAATCACTGAACCTTATGCTAAATAGCCTTGTTGCTGTAAATGCAGAAAACTATTATCGAGCAATGGTAAAAGGCGGGCCTGATGACTGGAATATTAGGGATCATCACATGGTAAGTGCCATAGAGGAGATCTCCAAATATTATGGAGAAGATGCCAAGGTCATCGTATGGGAACACAATACTCATATCGGAGATGCAAGAGCAACAGATATGAAAGAAGAGGGACTTGTTAACGTTGGGCAAATCCTTCGCGAGAAATATGGGGAAGATCAGGTTTTCGCACTCGGGTTTGGTACACACTCAGGCACTGTTATCGCAGCGGAACAATGGGGGAATGAGCTACAAGTTATGGAAGTACCTCCAGCACAGACAGGAAGCTGGGAGGATACGCTTCGCAAGGCTGGCCCTGGAGATAAAATTTTGTTGTTCACCGATGATAACAGGGAATTATTTAATGAATCTATCGGTCATCGAGCCATTGGAGTCGTATATAACCCTGAATATGAACAATACGGGAATTATGTGCCTACGAAAGTCTCACTCAGATATGACGGTTTCATTTATATAGAGAAAACCCGTGCCTTAAAGCCAATTAATATACCAGTAACAATATTATAATTGCAATTACAAACAAAAAGACCCACTATCTCATATTTACCCTCCATGAATTCGAGGATGTGCTTAGAGGTTACTGATCCTCATATAAACCGATTATTTCTATATAGCCAGAGATCAAAAAAAGCCTCTAATGGAGTATGTATATTTAACCTGAAAACCCCTCCGGAATATCGGAGGGGCTTATTGCTACATGTAGCTGTTTTCCAATTCATCCACTAAGGTCCCCACATAGCTTACGGCTTTGCGGATTGGATCTGGCTTGGACATATCAATGCCTGCGCTCTTAAGGAGATCGAGCGGCTTTTTCGTTCCGCCAGCTTTTAAAACATCAAGCCAGCGTTCAATGGCAGGCTGGCCTTCCTCTTGAATGCTCTGTGCCATAGCTGTGGAAGCAGTCAAACCAGCTGAATAAGTATATGGATAGAGTCCCATATAATAATGAGGCTGTCTCATCCAGGTTAAAGCCGCCTTATCATCCAGTTCAACCGTATCACCCCAGAATTCAGCAAGTGTTTCCATCTTTTGATCTGAAAGTGTTTTTGCCGTTAACGGAATCCCTTGATCAGCAAGATTATATATTCTTCGCTGATATTCTCCCTCGAGAAGGTGTGTGACAAAGTTGTGATAATAAGTTCCCAGCAGCTGAAGAATTACCCAGCGCTTCATTCTCATATCCTCAGTGCCTGCCATTAAATGCTGTCCAAGCAGCAATTCGTTAAGTGTTGAGGGAGCTTCTACAAAGTAGGTTGATGGGCGGGTATTCATTATACGCTGATATTTATTGGCCAAATAGAAATGACCCGCATGCCCAAGCTCATGAGCGAGAACAAAAGCACCGCGCATCGTGTCTGTCCATGTAATCAGGATGAATGGATGCGATCCATATGGACTTGAACAAAATGCACCTGTAGATTTCCCTACATTGTCAGCCAAATCAACCCAGCGTTCAGTCAAGCCTTTCTTCATTATATCCGTATACTCAGGTCCCATTACTTTGAGAGCCTCTAATATGACTTTTGATGCTTCTTCAAATGTTGTTTCAGGATTGAACTCCGGATCAAGAGGAGCCTTCAGGTCACAAAAAAGCATCTTATCCAATCCCAGAACTTTTCTCTTTAACTGAGCATATCTGCGCATATGGGGGGCAAGCTCTTTTTGGATAATATTCAGCTGATTGTTGTACATTTCCTCTGTAACATGCTGGGAATCCAGGAGCATTTGTGTGGCTGAACTGTACTTCCTCAGCTTAGCAAGTGTTACCTGTTTTTTCACCTCGGCAGAATAGGCAGAGGCAAATGTATTCTTATAGTTTTCCAGTGAATCTGTAAATGAGACATAGGCATTCCTTCTGATGGCAGTATCTGACGAAAACTCATAACGATCTTCGTAAAGAGCAAAAGAGTTTGGCAAATCGTTTCCTTTACTGTCTTTAAAAAAGGAAAATGGCATGTCAGCAAGTTTTGCAGCCTGATACATATTATACGGAGCTCCAAATACTTCCCCCAATGCTGCCAGGGCTTCTTCCGTCTCTGGAGAAAGCCTGTGCGTCTTCGATTTAAGAAGATCTGTCAGCTGTTTTCTGAAAGGTTCAAGGCCGCTTTCATCGTCTATGTATTTTTCAATCGTGCCTTCAGGTAAGGACATTAATTCAGAGTCAATAAACGAAAGAGCAGAGGCTGCTTTTGCTTTTAAAGATGCAAGTATGGATGAATTTGCCTGATTGCGCGGATTTGTTCCATCCTCCGACTGGCGCAAGCTAGCATACGTTCCAGCTTGAACCAAACGGATGGAGAGCTTTTCCTGAGCGGAAAGGCAGCCCAGTAATATTTGCGGGCCTTCATGGAGCTTTCCCTTGTACTGCTCAAAAACAGCAAGGTCTTCATCTATACTTCTCACTTCTTTATGCCAATCTTCCTCTAAAGCAAATAAATCCTCCACTTTCCATGTACGATCTTCCGGTACTTCAACACGCTTTAATCTGGTTACTGCTGTTTGAACCATTTAGCGATCCCTCCTATTTCGATTCTCTAAATATAGAGTTTATGGAACAATTATACAGGATGGCCTTGTAAATTTATAGACTTTTCAAACATTTTAAGTTTCACTGTACTATAACATCCTGAGTTTTCTTGTTAGTGGCCATATAGCAGTAAATAAAAAAGCGGAGGGCCTGAAGCCTTCCGCTGATTGTGCTATTCCATTTTTTTTGAAAGACAGCGATCACATTCCATCAGATAAGATTCGGCCTGTTCCTTGACTGTTTGGCCGCACTCCGGACATACCTTTTTGGGAAGAGTTCTAAAAAATTCAACTGGACTTTTAATCATGAAATTTCCTCCTTTTTATAATACAGTTAATCGTGTTTTCATCTGTTGTAGTACAGTATATACCAAACAAAATTAAATGTGAAGTGGTTTGATTAAATTTTTTAAAAATTTTATCTATTATATTTATTGGTGCAAATTAAGATTTTGGATCGATTTGGACAGAGGGGATATGAATGACGAGTCCGAAGTTGATCATCATTCAGACAGAAGAAGGGGTAATCCGGAGGTATGAGTCCGAAGTCAGTAACCATTCGGACAGGAAAAGCGAAAATCGGAGGTACGAGTCCGAAGTCGGTCCCTATTCGGACAGGAAAAACGGAAATTCGGAAGTATGAGTCCGAAGTTAGTAACCATTCGGACAGAAGAAGCGGAAGGCTGGAGGTACAAGTCCGAAGTCGCCACCCATTCGGACAGAAGAAGGGGTAATCCGGATGAGCAAGTCCGTAGTTGGTCATCTTTCGGACAGGAAAAGTGGATATCCATTGGGGAGAGTCCGAAGCATGAGGTAAAGTCATCTAATAATTTCTAGCCATACAGCAAAAGGTCTATCTGTACTAATGAACTTCTGACTTTATTTCGCCGGGCCTCTTCCAAGGCTGTAATGATTGCATTACAATCATATTTAATACAGTAATAATGAGGAGGCTAACAGCCTGCGATGACTGAGATAATTGAATCTTTTAATCCAATATTAATATTTGTAGCGGTTATACTGACCATTATGGCTTCCTATACAGCATTAGATTTATTTACATTGATTAAATCATCTGAGAGAAACCAGAAGTTTTTGTTCTTAGGCGGAACTTTTTCCCTTGGAATCGGGATATGGATTATGAACTTTATTGGCATGATCGCCATCAACATAAACGCTTCAGGAAGTTATAATATTCCGCTTACCTTATTGTCCATGATTTTTGGCATTTCATTTACCGGTATGGCCTTTAATAGAGTAATCGACAGGCAGCTGAAAACAGGCAATCTATTTGCGGGAAGCTTCTTTTTAACTATGGCAGTCCTATCTATCCATGTAACAGGTATGTTTGCTGTGGGGATGAATGTGCAGTTTTCCCCCAGCATATTCCTCATTTCAGCACTGATCATTTTTGTTTCTTTTTTATTTTCACTATGGATGCTCTTTTATTCGAAAAGTCTTTCGTACTCCAGACCTATCTGGATCAAGCCCTTAAGTGCACTCATATTCACCGGAGCCATTGTGGAGGGTTATTTTCTGCTGATCCGATCGTCATCATTCTATTCAAATGGGGAAATTAGCAGGGGAGGCTCTCCGGAGACTTCTCTGATTTATCTTGTATTTTTTGCAGGGATTCTTATCCTGAGCGGGCTTATTGCTTCAAGCACTTTAATCAGCAAGAGGCTGGAAGCAAGCGACACCCATTTACATGATATTCAGGCTGCTCTTGATGAATCATCTATAGTGGCTATTACAGATCCAAAGGGCGTTATCACTTATGTGAATGATAAATTTGTTGAGATATCTAAATATGAAGAACATGAACTGCTTGGCAAAAATCACAATATCTTAAATTCGGGTTTTCATCCGCCGGAATTTTTCAAGATCTATGGAAAACAATTGGATCAGGGGAAATATGGAAAGGGGAAATACGCAATAAAGCGAAAGACGGAAGCTTTTATTGGGTTGATACTACAATTGTCCCTTTTCTCAATAAAAAGAATAAACCCTATCAGTATGTTTCCATCCGGACAGATATATCGGCATTGAAATCTGCTGCAGCCAGCCTTAAAAGTTCCCTGAAAGATGTAAACGATATTAAATTTGCGCTTGATCAGTCTTCTATTATTGCCTTTACAGATGAAAAAGGAACAATAACCAATGTAAATGAGAAGTTTTGTGAAATCTCCCAGTACAGCAGGGAAGAACTGATAGGACAGAATCATTCCATCTTAAATTCAGGACTTCATTCAAAAGAATTCTTTAAGAACTTATGGAAAACAATTGGCCAGGGAGAAGTCTGGAAAGGAGAAATACGCAATAAAGCAAAAGACGGATCTTATTACTGGGTTCATACTACGATTGTGCCGTTCCTGAATGCAAACGGAAAACCTTATCAATACTTATCAATAAGAAACGATATAACTGAGAGGAAAAAACTGAAGAAGTATTGCATCAACAGGATAAACTGGCAGCAGTGGGCCAGCTTGCTGCAGGGGTTGCACATGAAATCCGCAATCCGCTCACAACCATGAAAGGATATACAGAATTCCTGAAGCTGGAAGAGACACATGAAGAGCGGCAGGAATACTTAAGCATCATTTTGGATGAAATTGACCGGGTAAATAATATAGTAGAAGATTTTATGGTTCTCGCTAAGCCGAAAGCCGCAGAACTGGAAGAAAGAGATATCATACCCATTATAAAAAATGTCGTTTCTTTTTGGAATTTGAAGCCCGAAATAGAAACGTGAAAATTGGTTTCGAATATCAACAGGATATCATTCAAATTGAATGTGACGAAAATCGGCTAAAACAAGTCTTGCTTAATTTTATCAAAAATGGAATTGAAGCGATGCCTGATGGAGGGAACATCACCGTTAGAGCTGGTATCATAAATAACCAGGTTCAAATTGCAATAAAGGATACAGGAGTAGGAATCCCGCAGGAAAAACTGAAAAATATCGGAGAACCTTTTTTACAACCAAAAATGGGAACGGCTTAGGCCTGATGGTCAGCTTTAAAATTATCGAAAGCCATAACGGAAAAGTATTTATCGAGAGTGAATTAAATAAAGGTACAACATTCAATATTGTTCTGCCTGCGAAATCTGCATAGCCAATCCCAAAAGGATTGGCTTTTTTGTTAGAAAATAATTCCTGTCCTGTTTAATAATTGATTTTCCAATATATAGGAAAAATATCATAACATTGGAGAGATTCCCATGATATCAAGGAAAAACATGAATTTGGCTTTATAGTGCCCTTTTCTCTGAAATATGTTTGTTATCGTTCTGTTATGTGCGTAACGGGATTATTATCTGTTTGTTCTTTTTTAGTAAAGATTCCATGTTATTATTAATCCCGTTAGCTAAAAACGAGCTATACGGGAGGTTTTAACAACATGAAAAAATCAATTTTATCTTTTGTAGCTGCTGCGGCAATCACCGGAACAGCAGGTGCTAATGTACAAGCAGAAGAAGTGACAGTCAAAAAAGGCGATACTCTTTGGGATTTTTCCCAAACATATAATACACCAGTTGATATGATAAAAGAATGGAATGGGTTGTCTTCTCATATCATCCATCCAGAAGATGTACTTAATGTATATCCGGAAAAGAAATACATAGTATCAAAAGGCGATACTCTTTGGGATATAGCAAGAGAACATAACGTCACAGCAGAGGCAATCAAAGAATGGAACAACTTAAGCTCTGATTTAATTCTGCCTGACAATGAATTAATCCTTTACCCGAATGCTAAAGCTGTTAACGCTGCAGTTGCTGAGGCTCCATCAACATCAGCTAAACCTGCAAAAACGGTTTCAGCTCCTGTGCAAAAGTCTGAACAGACTGTAGCAAAAGAAACACAGCCAGCTGAAAAAGCTGCACAGCCGGCGCCAGAAGCAAAGCCACAAGCAAAGTCAAATCCAGAACCAGAGCCTGCGAAACCTGCTGCGGAAGCTAAGCCTGCAACAGAGCCGGCCAAGGCTGAAGCGGAATCCAAGCCTGCTGCCGAAGCTGAAGCAGAAGCACCCGCTGAAACTGCAAATAATGAAACAGCTCAAAATGTGCTGAATATGGAAGCAACAGCCTACACAGCCGATTGTGAAGGCTGCTCAGGAATTACTGCTACAGGAATCAATTTAAAAGAGAATCCGGATCAAAAAGTAATCTCTGTGGATCCTAATGTGATACCACTGGGAACTAAAGTCCATGTTGAAGGTTATGGTAATGCTGTAGCAGGTGATACTGGCGGAGCCATTAAAGGCAACAAGATCGATATCTTCATGCCATCTCAGGAAGACGCAATCAATTTCGGCAGAAAAACAGTTAAAGTTACAATTCTAGATTAATACTAGAAAAGAAGGCACCTTTTTGGGTGCCTTCTTCAGACTGTCGACAAACTCGATGAAAATCGTGCTTGTCTGCAGTCTTTTTTATTTTAAAATAGAAGTAATACAATGCTTGAGGTGATTTAAATGCTTTCAAAACATAATCCAATTCAACGGGATCAAATTGAAATGGTTGCTTTAGACGAACTTGTACCGGCGGACCATTTGGTCCGCAAAATTGAAGCGGCGATTAATTTCTCATTCATCTATGACTTGGTAAAAGATAAGTATTCAGAAAAAGGCCGCCCAAGTATTGACCCTGTAATATTAATTAAACTCACATTTATTCAATATACCTTCGGTATTCGCTCCATGCGTCAAACAATTGAAGAATTGAAAACGAATATGGCTTATCGATGGTTTTTAGGATATGGCTTTCACGATAAAGTTCCTCACTTCTCAACTTTCGGTAAAAATTATGAGCGCCGATTTAAAGACACCGATCTCTTTGAACAAATATTTTACCGAATCTTAAAAACCGCAGCTGAAAAGAATTTAATTAGTGCTGAACACGTTTTTGTAGATTCTACTCATGTAAAAGCGAGTGCAAATAAACGCAAATTTGAAAAGAAAGTTGTTCGAAAAGAAACCCGTGCTTATCAAGAACGCCTTCAAGAGGAGATTAACCAAGACCGCGAGGATCATGGAAAAAGCCGTTTCCACCTGATAAGTTTGATAAAGAAGAATACAAAGAAATCAAGGAAAGTACAACAGATCCAGAGAGTGGCTACTATGTAAAAGATGAGCGTACAAAACAGTTCGCTTATTCTTTCCATGCGGCTGCAGACCGCAACGGCTTCGTGTTAGGCGCAATTGTAACCCCTGGTAACACGCATGATAGTCATATTTTAGAGCCATTGGTAGAACAAGTCATTGAGAAAGTTAGTAAACCAAAAGCTGTTGCGGCAGACGCAGCCTATAAAACACCTGCTATCACGAGCTACTTATTGAAAAACGACATCACACCTGCTTTACCTTACACACGACCTCGCACAAAAGAGGGTTTCTTCAGAAAACATGAGTATGTTTATGATGAGCATTTTGACTGTTACATTTGCCCAACTGGTGAGATATTAAAATATACTACAACTACAAAGGAAGGCTATCGTCAATATAAATCAGATCCTCGAATTTGTGCTGGATGCCCTTTCTTGTCTCAATGCACACAGAGTCAAGCACATCAAAAACTGATTCAACGTCATGTGTGGGAGGAACATGTGGAAGAAGCAGATCATCTTCGCCACCATCAAGACGTCAAACCGATCTATGAAAAACGCAAAGAAACAATTGAACGAGTATTCGCAGATGCAAAAGAAAAGCATGGCATGCGTTGGACAACCCTCAGGGGACTTAAAAAAATGTCGATGCAGGCGATGCTTACTTTCGCTGCCATGAATTTGAAGAAAATGGCCAACTGGACTTGGCAAGGTCCAGAAATGGCCTAAATGATAACCTCGGAGAGGTCTGCAATTCTCTGTAACTACTTGAAGTCCTACAAAAAATCAAAAAAAGAGTTCGGAATGAGACTATTCCGAACTCTTTTTGTCTACAAACTGAAGAAGGCACCTTTTTGGGTGCCTTCTTTTCTTTACTCTTTATCATTACTTCCTCTTGCTTTTTCCTCCTGATTTACAAAGAAACTATGGACTGGTTTTGCCAGCTGTTTAAAGCTTTTTTCAAATCGTTCAGAAAGGTGAGAGGCCCGCTCGTAAACAACCGATTTAAGATTGTCTAATTGCCTGCTGATTTTTTCTGTGATTGCTTCCTGGATTGCTTCCTGCCGGTTTAAGCGTTCCATTATCGACTTGCTGGCCTGTTCCTGTACACCAAGCTTCTTGTTTAATTCTTCTTTCATTTGCTCCTGTGTATTTAACTTTTTCTCAGCTTCCTCTGAAAATGCTGCAAACTGCTGCTCTAGACGTTCTATAACCTTATTATGATAAACTTCCTGTAAACCAAAGTTTTTATTTATTTCTTCTTTTATTTGCTCCTGTATTCCATAATTCTCAGCTTTTTCCTCCGAAAATGCAGAGAACTGCTGTTCTAAACGTTCCATTACTGTATTATGAAATACTTCCTGAACATCAAGCTTTTTGCTTAATTCTTCTTTCAGTTCTTCCTGAGCTTTAAAATTTGAAACAGCTTCCTCAGTAAAAGCGTCAAATTTATCAAACTTCCGGGAAAGTGCCTGAGTTGCCGCTTCCTGGAATGATACTTGTTCTAGTATCTTCTGATTTACCTGCTCTTCATTTTCAAGAGTTTCCATTATTGCTTTATTTAGTTCCTCCAGTGCAGCCAGCCTTTTATTCAAAGTATCATTTTCCTTTTCGCACTTGTTCATCATTTCCATAAAACTTATTAAAAAAGCATCCTGCTTTTCAAGCTTAGCTGTCAAATGCTCAATATGATAATTTTGTTTTCCAGCTGCTTTTTTTACAAGTTTACTCAAGTCAGAAAAGGAATCATCGAGCTGATTTTTCATATTTTCATATGTTTCGGATATACGGGTATTAACAGTTTGCTGTTCTTTCAGTACTTCCTGGAGAAAGTTCAGCCGATAAGTACCCTGATTGGAAACAGTGTCAGAATGGCTTAGATAAAGCTTAGGGTTTCCATCCGCATTTGATTGTTTGGCCATAGGAACACTCCTCAGTTTTAACTTTTATAATAGCCTATGCCAGCCCTTTTGAGAGGGATGGGCACTATCCTATAAAACCTGAACAATTCAAATTTGATGCTGATAAGCATAGTGAGCATGAGGGTCCCGATTCCACGAAATTTCGCAAATCGTACTAAAAAGTGTTGCAAAAAATTGAAAAAATAGGTAAATTATTAATTGTCAGTAAATTGGCAGGCGATGTCATGGATCTGAATACATAGGGAGTCAACCAAAACTACCTCTAAAACAAAAAGAAAGAGAGGACCATCACATGAAGAAATTATCTTTCTTGATTTCAGCAGCTGCACTGACATTAATGCTTGGAGCATGCTCAAACGAAGAGGCTTCTAAAGGGGATGAAAAGGAAGAGGCCACAGCTGAGACGACTGAGGCCGCTGATGAAGGCAAAGAA
This window of the Cytobacillus pseudoceanisediminis genome carries:
- the yhfH gene encoding protein YhfH translates to MIKSPVEFFRTLPKKVCPECGQTVKEQAESYLMECDRCLSKKME
- the pepF gene encoding oligoendopeptidase F; this translates as MVQTAVTRLKRVEVPEDRTWKVEDLFALEEDWHKEVRSIDEDLAVFEQYKGKLHEGPQILLGCLSAQEKLSIRLVQAGTYASLRQSEDGTNPRNQANSSILASLKAKAASALSFIDSELMSLPEGTIEKYIDDESGLEPFRKQLTDLLKSKTHRLSPETEEALAALGEVFGAPYNMYQAAKLADMPFSFFKDSKGNDLPNSFALYEDRYEFSSDTAIRRNAYVSFTDSLENYKNTFASAYSAEVKKQVTLAKLRKYSSATQMLLDSQHVTEEMYNNQLNIIQKELAPHMRRYAQLKRKVLGLDKMLFCDLKAPLDPEFNPETTFEEASKVILEALKVMGPEYTDIMKKGLTERWVDLADNVGKSTGAFCSSPYGSHPFILITWTDTMRGAFVLAHELGHAGHFYLANKYQRIMNTRPSTYFVEAPSTLNELLLGQHLMAGTEDMRMKRWVILQLLGTYYHNFVTHLLEGEYQRRIYNLADQGIPLTAKTLSDQKMETLAEFWGDTVELDDKAALTWMRQPHYYMGLYPYTYSAGLTASTAMAQSIQEEGQPAIERWLDVLKAGGTKKPLDLLKSAGIDMSKPDPIRKAVSYVGTLVDELENSYM
- a CDS encoding histidine kinase dimerization/phospho-acceptor domain-containing protein; its protein translation is MGQLAAGVAHEIRNPLTTMKGYTEFLKLEETHEERQEYLSIILDEIDRVNNIVEDFMVLAKPKAAELEERDIIPIIKNVVSFWNLKPEIET
- a CDS encoding erythromycin esterase family protein is translated as MIKIKENKDLITAIQKEAFSFTDSSGLDRIIQAAGEAKFVLLGEASHGTSEFYTVRAEISKRLIEQKGFNCISVEGDWPSCFTINRYVKGYVHLNPLDALKNFNRWPTWMWANEEIKDLITWLNNHNQLIDKHGLKAGFYGIDIYSLWESMDEIIKLLETKEAAELEAAKKAFACFEPFHRTPENYAVSAAFYGEGCEKEVAELLLKIKNKWGHTRSYEEESLNLMLNSLVAVNAENYYRAMVKGGPDDWNIRDHHMVSAIEEISKYYGEDAKVIVWEHNTHIGDARATDMKEEGLVNVGQILREKYGEDQVFALGFGTHSGTVIAAEQWGNELQVMEVPPAQTGSWEDTLRKAGPGDKILLFTDDNRELFNESIGHRAIGVVYNPEYEQYGNYVPTKVSLRYDGFIYIEKTRALKPINIPVTIL
- a CDS encoding LysM peptidoglycan-binding and 3D domain-containing protein, which translates into the protein MKKSILSFVAAAAITGTAGANVQAEEVTVKKGDTLWDFSQTYNTPVDMIKEWNGLSSHIIHPEDVLNVYPEKKYIVSKGDTLWDIAREHNVTAEAIKEWNNLSSDLILPDNELILYPNAKAVNAAVAEAPSTSAKPAKTVSAPVQKSEQTVAKETQPAEKAAQPAPEAKPQAKSNPEPEPAKPAAEAKPATEPAKAEAESKPAAEAEAEAPAETANNETAQNVLNMEATAYTADCEGCSGITATGINLKENPDQKVISVDPNVIPLGTKVHVEGYGNAVAGDTGGAIKGNKIDIFMPSQEDAINFGRKTVKVTILD
- a CDS encoding cold-inducible protein YdjO-related protein, whose protein sequence is MLDTEVYSCNSCNGWMRKDFASSDLKCPLCGDETTAEMRELPQIL
- a CDS encoding transcriptional regulator SplA domain-containing protein, with product METIDPKKVKSGDEVFVIYHNPHTPSVANVRPAEIVPHPKDPNAVALFLNESFHLIEEDDALFSSEHDAEQAFHELYGDF